From Betta splendens chromosome 3, fBetSpl5.4, whole genome shotgun sequence, the proteins below share one genomic window:
- the ankrd11 gene encoding ankyrin repeat domain-containing protein 11 isoform X3, with protein MMPKGGGSKTPQLDHFPLNTDMVEKQGGKKDKVLSNKTPKLDRSDGVKEMKEKAPKRKLPFTAGANGDQKDSDSEKPGPERKRIKKEPTNTRKAGLPFGMGMPGIRAGYPLSERQQVALLMQMTAEESVNSPDTTPKHQSQSSLGQKGTPNSASKTKDKVNKRNERGETRLHRAAIRGEVRRIKELINEGADVNVKDFAGWTALHEACNRGYYDVAKQLLAAGAEVNTKGLDDDTPLHDASNNGHFKVVKLLLRYGGDPRQSNRRGETPLKVANSPTMLNLLLGKGTYTSSDESSSESSEEEEDAPSFAPSSSVDGNNTDSEFEKGLKLKGKTIDPPKSAVTPVKDEYEFDEDDEEERVPPVDDKHLLKKDFRKDSVSKANSFISIPKMEVKTYSKSNSLTPKKTIRRIISDSNSSDEDDRTLCFTPAPTPRQQAQQTNSKTRDSVSMSSKQQKDKNKVKKKRKKESKNNVSKEVRFGKVNDKFCTSDSDCGDMESEDDKGSNSIKDSSATSLKESPGFNASSSSHGNLNSQKQAPSLAEQHPKQWRTDGWKTVSSPTWSDVSSLSDSVRTRLSSESDYSSADSSVESIKQVKRKAQENKKKNNDVHGSTTDKKNSDLYKNSNTDGAVSKTDVDGKVLKKHKVKHKHKNKEKDKAPSLVLNQDMNEKFVKSYSFDFDDSRQKSLIVESESPAESKVKLSKHEKDHSKKEDRLSKGKAEDKDWSSGKDLHRTKEEKYRKMKDSTKDKTNKEEREKPVKSDKDRNLKEKEKPKEDKQKAHKEEKKKKSKEKSSSKADRKSEQKEEKHLKVDKEKNTKEDKEKCKKDKAQKEDSEYDAYDVNNRFLNLEDTKLSVSDDHHDRWGSEMSSDSSLYGDDSWDAPVKDYKEYKANNAVKLIVETVKEETRRKENKVKDKKSDHNEKRSDKEASKKKDKDSSEKTNEKKKDWSEKQKLNSSHSVEKEKKRKESTDLVKDKKDKDSLDSSRDRKDSYEFMKERKDLKIKQESIRDEYGNDSFFKDSDAGKLCDIRERNHSGKEKDKKGEGTEKREKTKTDKHKEKTKDRGADQEKDKSEKCSTEKTKEKDVDRGTKDKKEGAKDKHKETHGKDKDRKASSEQTKEKKDKTSQDKHADREKDFLEIKKEERKPEKKWYKIADIFTDESDDDEDSYSGSVLVSDPIRKDSTPDLDELDHFPSEKVRKTSVEAKHNTEKAKDKEHKEKKKEKSTFDTGKDRKGSLEKHNKDKKDSVDVKHKDRKDRMSLDSNQDKKNKQKLLDKRDTSEEKTKSKYKDKLDHSKERKPSKGSGENEKSLLEKLEEEAMNDYKDDSNDKNSEISSDSFTDRGHDPVHTSYYDSISLTDVSEDRRDSLSISTPQDKFREKERHRHSSSSSSKKSHDKEKEKVKKDKADKRDKTEEIRESYSRRESLPFEKEPMPLEADPYTFPYGGKGDGEDDFEKTLEFEKEMSKKDKDKTSGIISDRMKDKKKKEKHKEKLKEEKNKYIDGFGSFKHSKEDVKSGLKDSPQVTILKDRSKDESPKYDLKKDRNRDTLDKDSRMDHSKSKSKDENEKLTQSKDSVRKENRPREKLLVDGDYQMTSFGQMLSLKDQEIEERHKRHKERMKQMEKLRPKSGDPKLKDKTKSTEEVRKNRNELSSKKSSSLETGLKEKKLKDVGLPAQMMSPGRKFQLSDSQNSKDWLTGHQMKENLPASPRPDQNRPTGVPTPTSVMSCPSFEEVMQTPRTPSCSAEDYPDIMLDGLDCQNSSAMTMSMNACSPSFFESRYSNSQSFPEGTCPTPAKNLQLPLVSRSASSEVRRPLEDEFKAEADKFLRQQSDPAAVFDPTSSQTLEDKSSAADRVECLSSPYFSPMILSPRRELVHPAPDMATQALGGTETNERLTESVYSFLPKPSTPVHRPDPQEPCFEIAAPPTPAPAALPPLDIDDISEPHHSEPNLVLSDLPSVKKEHEQEEDDEEEEEDDDDEEEGEMDERNDRDHCATEEPEQTRDPCSFSPRVEEPLRKSWPAESPDPHDPEIHHLSPTHSAPNHGENCFDHNMGWNPDMDLKSPHRTYGEIETAVSKITSPYSHSDSDMQHLSGHPSITPPYATWNRWPKEDPEDLAEQKEAVDDIPSPEQPETALDSESNYLNTSSSSNRLESFFQDCNKPSIEDGHQMDSESSCVDPDSRQRTHSFSGATDGHMVPAVGSDPVVPWADPFSTDADDLGIFSLPDLPLPDKSEEVEPRDPELDNHSKTVPTHNRHTISDPDVQDIMEVDLPSLAKTSAGDVGLCEPSGQDFVVPSPRASFQQELDPEPQSVPVNSSLSLSQQQSSILDGKRTYGVPEESDPNMLYLSVKSDISHQHHITMHSLTESLQLPLDSMSVVKPEVKQEELSEPVVESVTRSPLPQCPQVTFSNTVEPPDTQETSSKLTPVNLTTVSTTVEIPKKVEEIPQRVTRNRIKNNLSAAATPPTSSIITSTAAATSVTASLAVTINPIPSRTPTPTSAYSLANLKKDKESGLPVSSTTSNLTPAVTVSSVTSVLGKTTKGRSLQMDDEESQTQHPRKRKFPRSAGQQVQVQLVNTAMQQTREMIQQTLAVVVNAIKLDDIEPYHSDRSNPYFEYLQIRKKIEEKRKILCYITPQAPQCYAEYVTYTGSYLLDGKPLSKLHIPVIAPPPSLSEPLKELFRQQEAVRGKLRLQHSIEREKLIVSCEQEVLRVHCRAARTIANQAVPFSACTMLLDSEVYNMPSESQGDENKSVRDRFNARQFISWIQDVDDKYDRMKTCVLMRQQHEAAALNAVQRMEWQLKVQELDPAGHKSLCVNEVPSFYVPMVDVNDDFVLLPA; from the exons ATGATGCCCAAAGGTGGGGGTTCTAAAACCCCCCAGCTGGACCACTTCCCACTCAACACCGACATGGTGGAAAAGCAGGGTGGGAAGAAG GATAAAGTATTGTCAAACAAGACTCCCAAATTGGATCGCAGTGATGGGGtcaaagaaatgaaagaaaaggcCCCTAAAAGGAAGCTTCCCTTCACTGCTGGAGCTAATGGAGACCAGAAAGATTCTGACTCGG AGAAACCAGGTCCGGAGCGGAAGCGTATTAAAAAAGAGCCCACCAACACCCGGAAGGCGGGCTTGCCGTTTGGAATGGGGATGCCAGGCATCCGGGCTGGGTACCCTCTCTCCGAACGGCAGCAGGTGGCCTTGCTCATGCAAATGACAGCTGAGGAGTCCGTCAACAGCCCAG ACACAACACCAAAGCATCAGTCACAGTCCAGTCTGGGTCAGAAGGGAACACCAAACTCTGCATCTAAAACCAAAGATAAAGTGAATAAACGCAATGAGCGAGGAGAGACTCGGCTGCACAGAGCAGCAATCCGTGGAGAGGTACGCCGCATCAAAGAGCTCATCAATGAGGGAGCTGATGTGAATGTAAAAGACTTTGCAG GCTGGACTGCATTACATGAAGCATGCAACAGGGGGTATTATGATGTGGCCAAGCAGCTGCTGGCAGCCGGAGCAGAGGTCAACACCAAGGGTCTGGATGATGATACGCCTCTGCATGATGCATCTAACAATGGACATTTTAAG GTGGTAAAACTACTTTTGCGGTATGGTGGGGACCCACGTCAAAGCAACAGGAGAGGTGAAACCCCACTGAAGGTCGCCAATTCTCCAACTATGCTGAATTTATTGCTGGGGAAAGGCACTTACACTTCCAGTGATGAAAGTTCATCAG AatcttcagaggaggaggaggatgcccCATCATTTGCCCCTTCCAGCTCTGTTGATGGCAATAACACAGACTCAGAGTTTGAAAAGGGCCTGAAGTTAAAGGGGAAAACCATAGACCCTCCAAAATCTGCTGTCACACCAGTCAAAGATGAATACGAATTTGAcgaggatgatgaagaggaacgTGTCCCACCTGTGGACGATAAACACCTCTTGAAAAAAGACTTCCGTAAAGACTCAGTCAGCAAGGCCAATAGTTTTATCTCCATACCCAAGATGGAGGTCAAAACTTATTCCAAAAGCAACTCGCTTACACCAAAGAAAACCATCAGGCGGATCATCTCCGACAGTAACAGTTCAGACGAGGATGATAGGACTTTGTGTTTCACCCCAGCACCTACACCACGACAACAAGCCCAGCAAACAAATAGCAAGACAAGAGACTCTGTCAGCATGAGCTCCaaacaacagaaagacaaaaataaagttaaaaagaaGCGGAAGAAGGAGAGTAAAAATAATGTCAGTAAAGAAGTGAGGTTTGGTAAAGTCAATGACAAATTCTGTACGTCTGATTCTGACTGTGGCGATATGGAAAGTGAAGACGATAAGGGCTCAAATAGTATAAAAGACTCGTCTGCAACAAGCCTGAAAGAATCCCCCGGCTTTaatgcatcctcctcctcccatggAAACTTGAACTCTCAGAAACAAGCACCATCATTAGCAGAACAACATCCAAAACAGTGGAGGACAGATGGTTGGAAGACTGTGTCGTCTCCGACATGGTCAGATGTCAGTTCTCTCTCGGATTCAGTCAGAACGAGACTGTCCAGTGAGTCTGACTATTCGTCTGCTGATTCCAGTGTGGAGTCTATAAAACAAGTTAAAAGGAAAGCGCaagagaataaaaagaagaataaCGATGTGCACGGCAGCACAACTGACAAGAAAAATTCAGATCTCTACAAAAATTCCAATACAGACGGCGCCGTATCCAAAACTGATGTAGATGGCAAAGTGCTGAAAAAGCATAAAGTGAAGCACAAGCACAAAAATAAGGAAAAGGACAAGGCTCCTAGTCTAGTACTTAATCAAGACATGAATGAAAAATTTGTCAAGAGCTATTCATTTGATTTTGATGATTCAAGGCAGAAGTCCTTAATTGTTGAGTCCGAATCACCTGCTGAGAGCAAGGTGAAGTTGTCCAAACATGAAAAAGACCATTCAAAAAAGGAGGACAGGCTTTCAAAAGGCAAGGCTGAGGATAAGGACTGGTCATCTGGAAAAGACCTGCACAGAACGAAAGAAGAGAAATATAGGAAAATGAAAGACTCCACAAAGGACAAGACGAataaggaggagagggaaaagcCAGTAAAATCTGACAAGGACAGAAATctcaaagagaaagagaagcccAAGGAAGATAAACAAAAGGCtcacaaagaggagaaaaagaaaaagtctaAGGAGAAGTCCTCGTcaaaggcagacagaaagagtgagcaaaaagaagagaaacatCTAAAGGTGGACAAGGAGAAAAACACCAAGGAGGACAAAGAGAAAtgcaaaaaagacaaagcacagAAGGAAGACTCTGAATATGACGCCTATGATGTTAACAACCGTTTCCTCAACCTGGAGGACACAAAGCTCAGTGTCTCAGATGACCATCATGACAGATGGGGCTCAGAGATGTCCTCTGATTCTTCCTTGTATGGCGATGATAGTTGGGATGCGCCCGTCAAAGACTACAAGGAATACAAAGCCAACAATGCAGTTAAATTAATAGTTGAAACTGTAAAGGAAGAGacaagaaggaaagaaaataaagtcAAAGACAAAAAATCTGATCACAATGAGAAAAGATCAGATAAGGAAGCCTCTAAAAAGAAGGACAAAGATTCTTCAGAAAAGACAAATGAGAAGAAAAAGGACTGGTCAGAGAAACAGAAATTAAATTCAAGTCACTCagttgaaaaagaaaagaagcgtAAAGAATCCACAGACTTggtgaaagacaaaaaagacaaGGATTCACTGGACAGCAGTCGAGACCGTAAAGACTCGTATGAGTTCatgaaggaaagaaaagacCTAAAAATTAAGCAGGAATCCATAAGAGATGAATATGGCAATGATTCTTTTTTCAAAGACAGTGATGCTGGTAAACTGTGTGATATCAGAGAAAGAAACCACTCAGGAAAAGAGAAAGATAAGAAGGGTGAAGGAACAGAAAAGcgagaaaagacaaaaactgacaagcacaaagagaagacaaaagacagaggagctgaTCAGGAAAAAGACAAGAGCGAGAAATGCTctacagaaaaaacaaaagaaaaagatgtaGACCGGGGCACCAAAGACAAGAAGGAGGGAGCCAAAGACAAACATAAAGAAACTCATGGCAAAGACAAAGATCGAAAGGCATCTTCAGAACAGACCAAGGAGAAGAAAGATAAGACCTCTCAAGACAAACATGCTGATAGAGAGAAGGATTTCTTGGAAAtaaagaaagaggaaaggaaaCCGGAGAAAAAGTGGTACAAGATCGCTGACATTTTCACTGACGAAAGCGATGACGATGAGGACAGCTACAGCGGCAGTGTACTTGTGTCTGACCCTATCAGAAAAGACTCGACGCCGGACCTCGATGAGCTGGATCACTTCCCTTCAGAAAAAGTCAGAAAAACATCAGTAGAAGCTAAACATAACACAGAAAAGGCAAAAGacaaagaacacaaagaaaagaagaaagaaaagtccaCATTTGACACAGGCAAAGACAGAAAAGGCTCCCtggagaaacacaacaaagacaagaaaGATTCTGTGGACGTCAAACACAAGGACAGAAAAGACCGAATGTCATTAGACTCAAATCAAGACAAGAAAAAtaagcagaagctgctggacAAGCGGGACACCAgtgaggaaaagacaaaaagcaaataCAAAGACAAGCTTGACCATTCGAAAGAGCGAAAGCCCTCCAAAGGCAGTGGTGAGAATGAAAAGTCCCTATTGGAAAAATTGGAAGAGGAAGCTATGAACGACTATAAGGATGATTCCAATGACAAGAACAGTGAAATCTCCTCGGATAGTTTCACTGATAGAGGTCACGATCCTGTCCACACTAGTTACTATGACTCAATCAGCTTGACAGACGTGTCTGAGGATAGAAGAGATTCTCTGTCCATATCTACACCCCAGGACAAGttcagagaaaaagaaagacatcGTCAttcctcgtcatcctcatccAAGAAAAGCCACGACAAGGAGAAGGAAAAGGTCAAAAAGGACAAAGCAGACAAACGTGACAAAACCGAGGAGATCAGGGAGTCCTACAGTCGTAGAGAGAGCCTTCCTTTTGAAAAAGAGCCCATGCCTCTAGAGGCAGACCCTTACACATTCCCATACGGAGGTAAGGGAGATGGCGAAGATGACTTTGAGAAAACATTGGAATTTGAAAAAGAGATGTCcaagaaagacaaagacaaaacatcTGGCATCATCAGTGACaggatgaaggacaaaaagaaaaaggagaaacatAAGGAAaaactgaaggaggagaagaataaGTATATTGATGGTTTCGGATCATTTAAACACTCCAAGGAGGATGTAAAGTCAGGGTTGAAAGATAGCCCACAGGTGACTATTCTGAAAGACAGGTCAAAAGACGAAAGCCCAAAATATGAcctgaaaaaagacagaaatcgGGATACATTAGACAAAGACAGCAGAATGGATCACAGTAAATCTAAGTCAAAGGATGAAAACGAGAAACTCACTCAGTCCAAAGACTCGGTGCGGAAAGAAAACCGCCCACGTGAAAAACTGCTAGTGGATGGTGATTATCAGATGACAAGCTTTGGCCAGATGTTGAGTCTAAAAGATCAGGAGATCGAAGAGCGTCACAAGCGACACAAGGAGAGAATGAAACAGATGGAAAAGTTACGACCCAAGTCAGGGGACCCCAAACTAAAGGACAAGACAAAGTCCACAGAGGAAGTCCGGAAGAATCGCAATGAGCTGTCATCGAAGAAATCCAGCAGCTTGGAGACTGGTCTTAaagagaagaagctgaaggatgtGGGTCTTCCTGCACAAATGATGTCCCCTGGAAGGAAGTTCCAGCTTTCAGACAGTCAGAACTCCAAAGACTGGCTGACTGGACACCAAATGAAAGAGAACCTCCCCGCTTCTCCCAGGCCAGATCAGAACAGGCCAACTGGTGTGCCTACACCAACATCTGTGATGTCCTGCCCCAGCTTTGAGGAAGTAATGCAGACACCACGAACACCATCCTGTAGTGCAGAGGATTACCCTGATATTATGTTGGACGGGTTAGACTGCCAGAACTCCTCAGCTATGACCATGTCAATGAATGCCTGCTCCCCATCCTTCTTTGAAAG cAGGTATTCTAACTCCCAGAGTTTCCCGGAGGGTACCTGCCCTACCCCTGCAAAAAATCTCCAGCTCCCTCTTGTCAGCCGTTCTGCATCCTCCGAGGTCCGGAGGCCTTTAGAAGACGAGTTCAAGGCTGAGGCTGATAAGTTCCTGCGACAACAAAGTGATCCAGCAGCTGTCTTTGATCCAACGTCCTCTCAGACTTTAGAGGACAAATCATCAGCTGCCGATAGGGTGGAGTGCCTATCTTCTCCTTATTTTTCTCCAATGATTTTGTCTCCTCGTCGTGAGTTGGTTCACCCAGCACCAGATATGGCAACACAAGCTCTTGGTGGCACGGAGACCAATGAACGCCTCACTGAAAGCGTATACAGTTTTTTGCCCAAACCGTCTACACCAGTTCACAGACCTGACCCCCAGGAGCCCTGCTTTGAAATTGCTGCGCCACCAaccccagctcctgctgctttgcCACCTCTGGACATTGATGACATCTCTGAGCCTCACCACAGTGAGCCTAACCTGGTACTCTCAGATCTTCCCTCTGTCAAAAAGGAACATGAGCAAGAAGAggatgacgaagaggaggaggaggacgacgacgatgaggaggaaggtgaaATGGATGAGAGAAACGACAGAGACCATTGTGcaacagaggaaccagaacaaACCAGAGATCCATGTTCTTTCTCTCCTCGAGTTGAAGAGCCACTGAGAAAGAGCTGGCCTGCAGAGTCTCCAGACCCCCATGATCCAGAGATTCACCACCTGTCTCCGACACACTCTGCCCCCAACCACGGCGAGAACTGTTTTGATCACAACATGGGTTGGAACCCTGATATGGACCTTAAATCTCCCCACAGAACATATGGGGAGATAGAGACTGCTGTTTCCAAAATAACCAGCCCATACTCTCATTCGGACAGCGACATGCAACATTTGTCAGGACACCCATCCATCACGCCTCCTTACGCTACATGGAATAGGTGGCCCAAAGAAGATCCAGAAGATTTGGCTGAGCAAAAAGAGGCTGTCGATGATATCCCCTCTCCAGAGCAGCCTGAAACTGCTTTGGACAGTGAATCCAACTATTTAAACACGTCATCTTCATCTAATAGGCTGGAGTCTTTCTTCCAGGACTGCAATAAGCCTAGCATAGAAGATGGTCACCAAATGGACAGTGAGTCTTCATGTGTAGACCCAGACAGTAGACAGAGGACACACAGCTTCAGTGGCGCCACAGACGGACACATGGTTCCAGCTGTTGGATCTGACCCTGTGGTGCCCTGGGCTGACCCGTTCTCAACTGATGCAGATGACTTGGGAATTTTCTCTTTGCCTGACTTGCCACTACCAGACAAGTCTGAAGAAGTAGAGCCTCGAGATCCAGAATTAGACAACCACAGCAAAACTGTGCCCACCCATAACAGACATACCATTTCAGATCCAGATGTGCAGGACATAATGGAAGTGGATCTACCAAGTTTGGCCAAAACGTCTGCTGGAGATGTAGGTCTCTGTGAACCTAGTGGACAGGACTTTGTTGTACCATCACCACGTGCCAGCTTCCAGCAAGAGCTGGATCCTGAACCTCAAAGTGTCCCAGTGAAcagctccctgtctctctcacaACAACAGAGTAGCATTTTGGATGGAAAAAGAACTTATGGAGTACCTGAAGAGTCTGATCCTAATATGCTTTATTTATCTGTGAAATCGGACATCAGTCATCAACATCACATAACAatgcactcactcactgaaTCGTTGCAGTTACCACTGGATTCGATGTCGGTTGTCAAGCCAGAGGTAAAACAGGAAGAGTTGTCTGAGCCTGTAGTAGAATCTGTGACGCGCAGTCCTCTCCCTCAGTGTCCTCAGGTTACCTTCTCCAACACGGTGGAACCACCAGACACTCAGGAGACCTCATCCAAGCTAACGCCAGTAAACCTGACCACTGTGTCCACAACTGTAGAAATCCCCAAGAAAGTAGAAGAAATCCCTCAGAGGGTGACCCGCAATCGCATCAAGAATaatctctctgctgctgctaccCCTCCTACCTCCAGCATAATAACCTCAACTGCTGCTGCCACCTCTGTAACAGCCAGTCTAGCAGTGACCATTAACCCAATTCCTTCTCGAACCCCGACACCCACCTCGGCATATTCCTTGGCAAAtttgaagaaagacaaagaatcTGGGCTCCCTGTCTCTTCTACCACATCTAATTTAACTCCAGCTGTTACTGTATCTTCTGTGACCTCGGTTCTTGGTAAAACGACAAAAGGTCGCTCTCTCCAAATGGATGACGAGGAGTCTCAAACCCAGCACCCACGTAAGAGGAAATTTCCCCGTTCTGCTGGCcagcaggttcaggtccagctgGTAAACACAGCCATGCAGCAGACTAGGGAAATGATTCAGCAAACTTTGGCTGTGGTTGTCAACGCCATCAAGCTGGATGATATTGAGCCCTATCACAGTGACCGTTCAAACCCTTACTTTGAATACCTGCAGATCAGAAAGAAGATTGAAGAGAAAAGGAAGATTCTGTGCTATATCACCCCACAGGCCCCACAGTGTTACGCTGAATATGTGACCTACACCGGCTCATACTTGTTGGATGGCAAGCCCCTCAGCAAGCTTCACATCCCTGTG ATTGCCCCACCTCCATCGCTGTCGGAGCCTCTGAAAGAGCTTTTCAGACAACAGGAGGCAGTAAGAGGCAAGCTCAGATTGCAGCACAGTATAGAGCGG GAGAAGCTGATCGTTTCATGTGAACAGGAGGTTTTGAGGGTCCATTGCAGAGCAGCCAGGACAATAGCCAATCAGGCTGTTCCATTCAGCGCCTGCACCATGCTGTTGGATTCTGAAGTATACAACATGCCATCAGAGAGCCAG GGTGATGAGAACAAGTCCGTTAGAGATCGTTTCAACGCTCGCCAGTTTATTTCTTGGATCCAGGATGTGGATGATAAATATGACCGCATGAAG acatgTGTGTTGATGCGGCAGCAGCACGAGGCAGCAGCCCTCAACGCAGTGCAAAGGATGGAGTGGCAACTGAAGGTCCAGGAGCTGGACCCGGCAGGGCACAAGTCCCTCTGTGTCAACGAAGTGCCGTCCTTCTACGTGCCAATGGTCGACGTCAACGACGACTTTGTCCTGCTACCTGCGTGA